The region GGGCGGCACTATGAGCAGCGCCTCGGCCAAGAAAATCCTCATCGTTGAAGACGAGAAAGATATTCTCCAGCTCGTCAAGCTCTATCTGGATAAAGAAGGCTATCGCACCGTCACCGCAGCGACTGGCGCGGAAGGACTCAGGCAGGCACGGGCGGAAAAACCGGATCTGATCGTCCTTGATTTGATGCTCCCGGAAATCGACGGCCTCGAAGTCTGCAAGCGGCTCCGATCAGCGCCGGAAACGGCCATGCTCCCCATTATCATGCTGACGGCCAAAGCGGAGGAATCGGATACCGTCGTCGGACTGGAATTGGGCGCCGACGATTATGTCACCAAGCCCTTCAGCCCCAAGACGCTGGTCGCCCGGGTAAAAGCCCTGTTTCGGCGGATCGACCGGACACCCGATGAAGGCCAGGCCCGGTATAGCTATGGCGGTATCGTGATGGACCTCGCTCGTCACGAACTCACCGTGAACGGGGAAGAAGTCCCCTTGACCGCCAAGGAATTCGGCCTCCTGGAACACCTCTTGAAGAATCCCGGGCGAGTCCTGACGAGAGAAGTGCTGCTGAACGCCGTCTGGGGCTATGAATATTATGGAACGACGAGAACCGTCGACGTCCACGTCAGACGGCTGAAACAGAAGATCCCCTTGCTGGACGACGCCATCATCTCGGTCAAATCACTCGGCTATAAACTGAAAGATGTGAAGGGTGATGAGTGATGCGTGATGCGCGTGGGAATAGGGCGCGACCTGGTGATTTCTTTTACGCACCCCCTTCCAACCTTTCACTTTTCACCTTTCACCTTTCACCTAATTCATGACCCTCTCCATTCGCTGGAAAGTCACCCTTGGCAGCTTTCTCGCCGTCACCTGCGGGCTCGCGGTGGTCGGCCTGCTCATCGTGCAATCCTTCGAACAGCAGGAGATCTCACAGCTGCGCGACATGCTTGAGGCCAGAACCAAGCTCGTGGCCTACGGACTCCGGCCGCTCGAGCCTGCGCCATCATCCGGTTCCGAGCCTGCCTCACTCCAAGCAATCGTGCGCGACTTGGGAAACAGGGCCGCCGCCCGGATCACCCTCGTCTCAGCAAACGGCACGGTCCTCGCCGATAGTGCCGTCGCCGACGCCGACTTAGCCGCCGTCGAAAACCACCTCTCCCGCCCGGAGATCCAGCAAGCCCTCGCCACAGGACAGGGCACGGATATCCGCGCCAGCCACACCACCGGCGAACGCACCATGTATCGCGCGATGGTGATGGACCAGCCCTCTGGACATCCGCCTGTCTTTCTGCGCCTCGGTCTGCCCATGACCATGCTCGATCGGGAAACCGCGAAACTCCAGCGTAATCTCGCCATCGCCCTCGGCGCCGCCTTTCTCATGGCCGTGCTCCTCAGTATCTGGCTGGCCCGCAATATCACCAAACCGCTCTCCGATATGGCCGGCGCCGCCCGCCGGCTCGCGACGGGGGATTCCACCATCCGCATCCACACTCATTCCCGCGACGAAGTCGGCTTGCTTGGCGACACGCTCAATCAGATGACGGACCAGCTGCGCGCCAAGATCGACGAACTGTCAGAAGACCGCGCCCAATTGCTTGCGATGCTGACCTCCATGGTCGAAGGCGTCCTGGTGCTGGACTATCGCGGCCATGTCCTGCAAGTGAACCCGGCGCTTGAGCGGATGTTCGGCGTCTCGCGCACCGACGCCCGGGGACGCCCCTGCGCGGACGTGTTCCGCCATCGCCACCTCATGGATCTGGTCGCCGACATCCTGCGCACCCGCACGAATCATGAAGATGAAATCGTCCTGGCCCCCACAGGCCGCTGCCTGCACATCGAGGCCTCCGTGGCCGGAGGCGAGCGTGAAAACGAAGCCTGCGCGGTGCTCGTCTTTCATGACATCACCGAGCTGCGCCGCCTCGAAAAAATCAGGAAAGACTTCGTCGCCAACGTCTCGCATGAACTGCGGACGCCGCTTACCTCCATTAAAGGCTACGTCGAAGCGCTCTTAGACGGCGGGAAAGACGATCCGGAGACGGCCGTCAACTTCCTCTCGATTATCCTGAAGCAAAGCGACCGGTTGAACCTCATCCTGGAGGATCTGCTGGAGCTGTCGAAAATCGAGTCGGGCAGCGTGTCGTTCAAAGAAGACCCCTTGGACCTGCGCAACCTCATCGACCGCACCCTGTCGATGATCAAACCCCTGGCCGATAAGAAAGGGCATCATCTGGTTTCCTGCGTCCCTGAACATCTGCCCCCCATCGCGGGGGACGAAGGCCGCCTCGTGCAGGTCCTGACGAATCTGCTCGATAATGCCGTGAAGTACACGCCCGAGAAGGGCACCATTACCGTCGCCGCTCAGGCATTGGCTGACGCCGCGCACGCCCAGGCCATTGAGTTGACCGTCACCGATACCGGTATGGGGATCCCGGAACAAGACCGTCCGCGGGTGTTCGAGCGGTTTTACCGCGTGGATAAGGCCCGCTCACGAGAATTGGGAGGGACCGGACTCGGCCTTGCCATTGTGAAACACATTGTGGAGGGCCATGGAGGCCAGGTGTGGGTCGAGGGCAACCAGCCGCACGGCAGCCGCTTTGTCGTGCGCTTGCCGGTGAGAACGCCCCGCGAGTCAGCTTAACAGGCTGCGGAAACACTCGCGTAGAACTGTCAGCATCAATGAATGAAGCAAGCTCGGGAGCAGCTCAGAGCAATCGCAGGATGATCAAAAAGGCCGTCCAGCAAGGCCGCAGCAAGCGAAGAGGCGAAGCCGTACTAACGAACGTACGGAGAGCCTCTGAACGCCGCTGGAGGACTTTTTCAACATCCTGTTAATGCAACAGCGAGAGTAATCCGTAGACCACCGCCCCCAACAATCCGGCGCCTGGGAGGGTAAAGAGCCAGGCCGACAGAATCTTGGTCGTCACGCCCCACCGCACCGCCGACAAACGCTTGGTGGCGCCCACGCCCAGAATCGACGACGTGATGGTATGGGTCGTGCTGACCGGCAACCCGAAGTGCGCGGTAAAGAGCAGCACGCTCGCCGCCCCCGTCTCCGCCGCGAAGCCATGCACCGGTTCCAGCTTCACAATCCGCATCCCCAGGGTCCGCATGATGCGCCACCCGCCGACCATCGTCCCCAACCCCATGGCCAGCGCACAGGACACGATCACCCATGTCGGCACATCGGACGTGGCAAGCTGGCCCGACGAAACCAGCGCCAGCGTAATAATGCCCATCGCCTTCTGCGCGTCGTTGGACCCGTGACTGAAGGCCATGAAACTGGCCGAGAGCAGCTGCAACCGGCTGAAGGTCTTCGTCGCCACCCCGCGATGCACACGGAAAAACATCCAGCTGATCGCGACCATGATCAGAAATCCGATGCCGAAACCGAACAGCGGCGAGAGGACCATCGCCTCCAGGATTTTTTGCAACCCTTTGAATTGCACCACCGCCCAGCCCCCGTGCGCCACTGCCGAGCCGACAAGCCCGCCGATCAGCGCATGGGAGGAACTGGTCGGCAACCCAAGCAGCAGCGTCACCAAATTCCACAGAATCGCGCCGGCCAAGGCCGCCGCGACGACGGCGCTGGTGATCGCCTCGGGAAACACGATTCCGCCACCGATCATCTTGGCGACCGCCGTCGAGAAAAACGCCCCAGCCACATTCAAGACGCCCGCCAGCACCACGGCGGCAAGCGGACTGAGCACGCGGGTCGACACCACCGTGGCCACCGCATTCGCACAGTCGTGCCACCCGTTCGAAAAGTCGAATAACAGGGCCAGCACGACGGTCAGGAGCAATAATCCAGTCAGATCAGGCATAATTTAGGCTCGTGGCGAGAGGTACGCGGCGAGAGGAGGCTCTGAGTTGAGGAACGTCGCTACATAAGTCCTGCAACCTCTCGCCCCTTGCCTCAAGCCCCTCGCCCCTCTCACAAATTAGTTATGTTTGAGCACGATGCGCTCAAGAATATTCGCCACATCTTCGCAGCGATCGGTCCCCGCCTCGAAAGTTTCGTAAATTTCCTTCCACTTGATGACGGCGATGGGATCGGTCTCTTTCTCAAACAATCCGGAAATCGCATCACGCGACACCCGGTCGGCTTCATTCTCCAGACTGTTGACCTGCACGCTGCATTCGTTGATCTGCGCATGCGACATCCCCACGCGATCGACCGCCTGGCCGACCGCCACGGAGGCGTGATAGAGAATGTCCGCGAGCCGGATCGCCGATTCCGTCGGCTTGGTGATTTTATAAATCACGAACCGGTCGGCGACCGCTTCGACCGCATCGAGAATGTCGTCCAGCGCACTGGCCAGATCGTGAATGTCCTCGCGATCGATCGGCGTGATGAAGGTCTGGTTGAGCCGCGTCGCAATGTCGTGGGTAATCCCGTCCCCCACATGCTCGACGTCCTTGATTTGCTTGGCCTGGGCGGCGGGATCATGAAAATGCTCCATCATGTCCTTGAGCAAGCGGCTGCCCTCGATCATGTTGTGCGCCGCCTTCTTAAACAGATCGAAAAAGGCTTCTTCTTTGGGAATGAGACTAAACATGGCCATCCGCGCTCCTGAAAAGTGAACTGGTGCCGTATCTATATCCGCGCTGTGTTACAACCGTATTACCAAATCCTCGGAATTCCCTCATCTACCATCGCATCAGGCCTGTCGCCCACGTCAGCCCGCCCCCAAAGCTGCCCAGCAGCACCAGGTCACCGGCCGCAATCCGGCCGCCGCGCACCGCCGCATCCAAGGCGATCGGCAAGGACGCCGACGAGGTATTTCCATACCGGTCAATCACCGAGGTCAGCCGTTCCGGCGGGACGCCCAACCGCTCCGCGATCCGTGAAAGAATCCGCCCGTTCGCCTGATGCAACACCACCTGCCCCACATCCTCGATCCGAACGCCAAACTCTTTGAGGATCTCCTGCACCGCCTGCTCGACCCGGCGCACCGCGATGCGAAAGAGCGACGCGCCCCGCATTCGCAAGACATGCTCGTGGTTCGCCACGGTCTCCGCCGATGCCGGCCGCCGAGACCCGCCGGCCGGGACACGGATCAGATCATGCTTCGCCCCATCCGCGTACAGCCGAATCCCCAACAAACCTCGCCCATTCGGGCTGTGATCTTCCTCGCCCCGCACCAGCACCGCACCGGCCCCATCGCCGAATAAGGCGGCGGTCGCGGCATCCGCCGGATCCAAAAATCTCGACTTCACTTCGGCGGCAATCACGAGACACGTGGCCGCCTGTCCGCTCCTGATCATGGCGTCGGCCATCGACAACCCATAGAGAAACCCGGAACAGGACGCCGACACATCAAACGCCCCGACGCCCCGGCAACCAAGTCCCCGCTGGACAAAACAGGCCGTTGACGGGAAGGCCATGTCCGAGGACGTCGTCGAGAGAATCACCGCGTCCACCGCAGAGGCCTCGCAACCGGCGGACTCAAGCGCCAAGCGGCTGGCGCCGATTGCAAGATCGGACGTGGCCTGCCCGTCAACGGCCCAACGCCGCTCACGAATGCCCGTCAGACGCTCGATCTGCCCAGCGGACATCCCCAGGGGGCCAGCCACCTCATGATTTTCCACCACCCGATCCGGCAGACAGCTGCCGGTCCCGATAATGCGCAGACGTTTCATCCTGTTCAATGACCGATAGAAAACCGGCACATACCGTATCCCCCGTGCATGGCCGCGAGATTATAGGGGTCCTATGGAGGCGGGTCAACCAATCGGCTCCGGCATTGCTTTTCACCGTAACTCTTGTTATGAATTCACACAGTGATGATACCCTCTCATATCTCCCCATCCCGGCACTGCTCAGACGGCTGGCGTTCGATAGGCTTGCTGGCGCTTGGCCTTGTCCTTCTGTCGCTTCTGGCCACAGCCTGTTCCAGCACGCCAAAAGAAAAAACGGCTGGCAAGAAACCCATCGGGGGCACCGACGAGCAGATCTTTCTGGGAGATGCCTTCGGGACAGAAAAGAACTATGACCCGAATGTGATCATGAAACGCGGCGAAGCCTTCTTCGAAAAAGAAGAATATGCCGAGGCCCTGGTGGAGTTTAACCACTTCCTCGACCTTCACAAAACGCATATTCTTGCGCCCTATGCGGCCTTTCGCATCGGCGAAACCCACTTCAAGATGGCCAAATCCATTGACCGGGACCCCGAACCCCTGCAAAAAGCCATCACGGCGTTGGAACGGATGCGAAAGGACTTCCCCAACAGCCGCTATGACGCCCAGGCCCAACAGAAAATCCAGGAATGCCACGATTGGCTCGCCCAGACCCACCTGCTCGTGGGCCAGTTCTATTATCGCCGCGAGTCCTATCTCGCCGCCGTCCACCGGTTCGAGCAGATTTTGAAGATCTACCCGGATAAGCCGGTTGCACCCGACGCCCTTTACTTTCTGGCATTGAGCTATCACGAGATGGGCGCGGACGATTGGGCCGCGAACTATCTCACACTCTTGGCGCAGAAATATCCCGATAGCACAGTGGCAGGCAAGGGGAAAACGCTCCTGGCCAAACTCGGCGGATCTGCGGCCGGCATGATGGCCGCCAAGGATCCCAGCGCGCCAACATTTGCCGATACTCCTCCCTCATCCCCCTCCG is a window of Nitrospira sp. DNA encoding:
- a CDS encoding response regulator transcription factor, which gives rise to MSSASAKKILIVEDEKDILQLVKLYLDKEGYRTVTAATGAEGLRQARAEKPDLIVLDLMLPEIDGLEVCKRLRSAPETAMLPIIMLTAKAEESDTVVGLELGADDYVTKPFSPKTLVARVKALFRRIDRTPDEGQARYSYGGIVMDLARHELTVNGEEVPLTAKEFGLLEHLLKNPGRVLTREVLLNAVWGYEYYGTTRTVDVHVRRLKQKIPLLDDAIISVKSLGYKLKDVKGDE
- a CDS encoding DUF47 family protein; this encodes MAMFSLIPKEEAFFDLFKKAAHNMIEGSRLLKDMMEHFHDPAAQAKQIKDVEHVGDGITHDIATRLNQTFITPIDREDIHDLASALDDILDAVEAVADRFVIYKITKPTESAIRLADILYHASVAVGQAVDRVGMSHAQINECSVQVNSLENEADRVSRDAISGLFEKETDPIAVIKWKEIYETFEAGTDRCEDVANILERIVLKHN
- a CDS encoding ATP-binding protein, which codes for MTLSIRWKVTLGSFLAVTCGLAVVGLLIVQSFEQQEISQLRDMLEARTKLVAYGLRPLEPAPSSGSEPASLQAIVRDLGNRAAARITLVSANGTVLADSAVADADLAAVENHLSRPEIQQALATGQGTDIRASHTTGERTMYRAMVMDQPSGHPPVFLRLGLPMTMLDRETAKLQRNLAIALGAAFLMAVLLSIWLARNITKPLSDMAGAARRLATGDSTIRIHTHSRDEVGLLGDTLNQMTDQLRAKIDELSEDRAQLLAMLTSMVEGVLVLDYRGHVLQVNPALERMFGVSRTDARGRPCADVFRHRHLMDLVADILRTRTNHEDEIVLAPTGRCLHIEASVAGGERENEACAVLVFHDITELRRLEKIRKDFVANVSHELRTPLTSIKGYVEALLDGGKDDPETAVNFLSIILKQSDRLNLILEDLLELSKIESGSVSFKEDPLDLRNLIDRTLSMIKPLADKKGHHLVSCVPEHLPPIAGDEGRLVQVLTNLLDNAVKYTPEKGTITVAAQALADAAHAQAIELTVTDTGMGIPEQDRPRVFERFYRVDKARSRELGGTGLGLAIVKHIVEGHGGQVWVEGNQPHGSRFVVRLPVRTPRESA
- the bamD gene encoding outer membrane protein assembly factor BamD, which produces MIPSHISPSRHCSDGWRSIGLLALGLVLLSLLATACSSTPKEKTAGKKPIGGTDEQIFLGDAFGTEKNYDPNVIMKRGEAFFEKEEYAEALVEFNHFLDLHKTHILAPYAAFRIGETHFKMAKSIDRDPEPLQKAITALERMRKDFPNSRYDAQAQQKIQECHDWLAQTHLLVGQFYYRRESYLAAVHRFEQILKIYPDKPVAPDALYFLALSYHEMGADDWAANYLTLLAQKYPDSTVAGKGKTLLAKLGGSAAGMMAAKDPSAPTFADTPPSSPSGNGTALPDLSNAASTLNGLRLPSANSLGQAFTACRLGAWC
- a CDS encoding inorganic phosphate transporter yields the protein MPDLTGLLLLTVVLALLFDFSNGWHDCANAVATVVSTRVLSPLAAVVLAGVLNVAGAFFSTAVAKMIGGGIVFPEAITSAVVAAALAGAILWNLVTLLLGLPTSSSHALIGGLVGSAVAHGGWAVVQFKGLQKILEAMVLSPLFGFGIGFLIMVAISWMFFRVHRGVATKTFSRLQLLSASFMAFSHGSNDAQKAMGIITLALVSSGQLATSDVPTWVIVSCALAMGLGTMVGGWRIMRTLGMRIVKLEPVHGFAAETGAASVLLFTAHFGLPVSTTHTITSSILGVGATKRLSAVRWGVTTKILSAWLFTLPGAGLLGAVVYGLLSLLH
- a CDS encoding beta-ketoacyl-ACP synthase III yields the protein MKRLRIIGTGSCLPDRVVENHEVAGPLGMSAGQIERLTGIRERRWAVDGQATSDLAIGASRLALESAGCEASAVDAVILSTTSSDMAFPSTACFVQRGLGCRGVGAFDVSASCSGFLYGLSMADAMIRSGQAATCLVIAAEVKSRFLDPADAATAALFGDGAGAVLVRGEEDHSPNGRGLLGIRLYADGAKHDLIRVPAGGSRRPASAETVANHEHVLRMRGASLFRIAVRRVEQAVQEILKEFGVRIEDVGQVVLHQANGRILSRIAERLGVPPERLTSVIDRYGNTSSASLPIALDAAVRGGRIAAGDLVLLGSFGGGLTWATGLMRW